In the Pan paniscus chromosome 8, NHGRI_mPanPan1-v2.0_pri, whole genome shotgun sequence genome, one interval contains:
- the LOC134731062 gene encoding uncharacterized protein LOC134731062, producing the protein MPSPGDEIRINITGWVYSYCDIERNIMLSPFLDIRSNITARLRPKTGIQMPLREQRYTGIEEDGHVVERRVFGYRPFTSADLLNWENNTLPSTEKPQALIDWLQTVIQTHNHTWADCHQLLTFLFNRDERRRGLQAATKWLEEHAPADYQNPQEYGRTQLPGTDPQMDPHEREDMQRLNRGREALLEGLKRGAQKATNVNKVSEVIQGKRRKSSTIIRETV; encoded by the exons ATGCCATCCCCTGGAGATGAGATTCGGATCAATATCACCGGCTGGGTGTACAGCTACTGCGATATTGAACGTAATATCATGCTCTCTCCCTTCCTGGacattaggagcaatatcacag CTCGTTTACGACCCAAAACGGGGATCCAAATGCCCCTGAGAGAGCAGCGGTATACTGGGATAGAGGAGGATGGTCACGTGGTGGAGAGGCGTGTTTTTGGGTACCGGCCCTTCACCTCTGCCGACCTTCTCAACTGGGAAAACAATACACTGCCCTCTACCGAAAAGCCACAAGCCCTAATTGATTGGCTCCAAACTGTTATCCAgacccacaaccacacctgggcTGATTGCCACCAGTTGCTCACGTTCCTCTTTAACAGAGATGAAAGGCGGAGAGGGCTCCAAGCAGCAACTAAGTGGCTAGAGGAACATGCACCAGCTGATTATCAAAACCCCCAAGAGTATGGAAGGACCCAGTTACCAGGAACCGACCCCCAGATGGACCCACATGAAAGAGAGGATATGCAAAGGCTAAACCGAggcagggaagctctcttggaagGATTAAAGAGGGGAGCTCAGAAGGCCACAAACGTTAACAAGGTCTCTGAGGTCAttcagggaaaaagaagaaagtccagcaCAATTATACGAGAGACTGTGTAA